CTGGGACCTGCTGCTGGAGTACACGGCGATCGTGGCGGTGGTGGCGATCGGCATCTCGGGCTACTTCGGGTTTCTGGTCCAGGAGATGGGTGCGAAGCTGCCCGCCTGGATGCTGGGCGCGCCCGGCACCGGGGCGGGGCACCGGGTCGACCTGTTCGCGGCGGTCCTGTGTCTGCTGATCGCCTGGCTGCTCAACCTGGGCATCCGCAGCGCGGCCCGCTTCGAGACGATCGTCGTGGCACTGAAGGTGCTGGTGGTGCTGCTGGTGATCGGGGTGGGTGTGTTCCACATCGACTCGGCGAACTACCACCCGTTCTTCCCGTTCGGCGTCAGCGGCGCCTTCACCGGCGCGGCGACCGTGTTCTTCGCGGTGTTCGGCTACGACGCCATGTCCACGGCGGCCGAGGAGTCCAAGGACGCCCAGCGGCACATGCCGAAGGCGATCATCCACTCGCTGGCGATCTCGATGGTGCTCTACGTGGCGGCCTGTCTGGTCCTGACGGGCATGCAGAACTACCAGCGCATCGACCCGAAGAGCGGCTTCTCCACCGCGTTCAAGTCGGTGGGCCTGGACCGGCTCGCGGACGTGATCGCGGTCGGCGCGATCATCGGCATCCTCACGGTGATGTTCACGTTCATGCTGGGCGTGACCCGCGTCTGGTTCTCCATGTCCCGTGACGGGCTGCTGCCCGGCTGGTTCGCGAAGACACACCCGACACGCCATGTGCCGACCCGCGTGACCTGGATCGTCGGGGTGGCGTCGGCCGCCATCGCCGGGTTCGTCCCGATCGGCTCGGCGGCCGAGCTGACCAACATCGGCATCCTGCTGGCGTTCGTGGTGGTGTGCACGGCGGTGATCGTGCTGCGCTACCGGCGTCCGGACCTGCCGCGCACCTTCCGTACGCCGTGGATGCCGGTCGTGCCGGCGCTGGGTGTCGTCTTCTCGATCTGGCTGATCACGTTCCTGACGTGGGAGACGTGGGTGCGGTTCGCGGTGTGGTTCGTGATCGGGTGCGGGATCTACTTCGGCTACTCGTACAAGCGCTCGGTGCTGGCCGAGGTGGAGCCGGCCGACTGAGCTCGGTCCGGTCACTTCCCCATGACCAGGCCGTCCTTGGCGGCCCCGCGGCTGAGCACCACGTCCCGGATGCGGTCGCGCACCCCCTCCAGTCCGGCGCCGTCGCCGATGGCCCGGTTGAGGTTCACGACCCGGCCGGCGTCGAAGTCGTACAGCTGCGGGATGAACTCGGCCCTGGTGACCCGCCAGCGGGCGCCCTGTCTCGCGGGCGGGGCGAAGGTGAAGCGGCCGATGGTGGACTCGTTGCCGCGCGAGTCCTGCACGCGCTGGCCGTTGTACATCTGGCCGGCGATCTGGTCACCCAGGCCGTAGACCACCCAGGTGCCGTTGACCTTCTCGTACGCCTGCGGGACGTGGGCGTGGGTGCCGAGGATCAGGTCGATGTCCGGGCGGCCGTCGGTGGTGGAGGCGGTGAGCCGCCTGGCGAGGGTGAGCTGCAGCCGGTCCGGGTCGTCCTGCCATTCGGTGCCCCACTGCACCGAGACCACGACCACGTCGGCGCCGGCCCGCCGGGCGGCGCGGGCGTCGGCGATCATCCGGTCCGGGTCGATCAGGCTGACGGCCCAGGGCGCGCCGGAGGGCGGCCGGGTGCCGTTGGTGCCGAAGGTGTACGCCAGGTGCGCGACCTTGGCCGCGCCGGCCTCGAGGATCGTGGTGGAGCGGGCCTCGGCCTGGGTACGGGCGGTGCCGGCGTGCTTCAGGCCGGCCTCGTCCATGGCGTCCAGGGTGCGGCGGACGCCATCGATTCCGTCGTCCAGGGAGTGGTTGGAGGCGGTGGAGCAGCCGTCGTAGCCGGTCGCGGCGAGAGCGCGGGCGATCTGCGGCGGTGACTTGAAGGCGGGGTAGCCGGCGTAGTCGCCGTCGGCGCCGTAGACGGTCTCCATGTGGCACAGCGCCAGATCGGCGCGGGAGACGACCGGTTCGACGCCTGCGAGCATGGGCCCGAAGTCGTAGCCGCTGTCGCCGGAGTCGTAGGCCGCCCGGTTCATGACGGAGGTGTGCGGCAGGATGTCGCCGGAGGCGACGAGGGTGAAGCCGTGGGCGGCGGCCCCGGAGGGGGCCGGGTGCCCGGACTCCTGTCGCTCGTGGTTCTGGCAGGCGGCACCGGCCGCGAGGAGGGCGGTGAGGGCCAGAGCCATCCGTTGTCTGCGTCCGATCATCAGCTCACCCCAGAACTGTCGTATTTACCGACAAACCCGTGACGGGCATATGGGTACGAATCTGGCTCCTCGGATAAACAGTCCGGGCGCTGTCGTTAGCCCGTCCGGGGGTGCGCCGGACGTTCGTCCGACCGTTCGCCGACGCGATCGACCGTCCGCCGCAGAGCCGTGCGCGCACCCTGTCGCCCGGCCGCGCCCTGCGCTGCCATACGGCCATGACGGCCGGAACCTCTCTCAGCCACGGGACGGCGGCACCGACCCACGGGACGACGACCGCCGAGCACGAACTGGCCGCGCTCCAGCGCGAGCACGGCCGCCCCCTCTTCGCCCTGCTGCTCAGGCTCTGCGATGGCGACCGGCAGCGCGCCGAGGACCTCGCCCAGGAGACCCTGGTGCGCGCTTGGCAGCATCCCGAGGCACTGCACGCCGACGACTTCGACTCCGTACGGCCCTGGCTGCTGACCGTCGCCCGGCGGCTCGCGATCGACGCGCGGCGGGCCCGGCAGGCACGGCCCCCGGAGACCGGCGACGAGATCCCCGAGAACGCGCGGGTGACCGCCGATCACGCCGAACGGGCCGCCGCGATGCTCGATGTCCGGGAGGCTGTGAAGACACTCACCCCGGAACACCGTGACGTGCTGGTACTCGTGTATTTCCTCGGGGCCAGTGTGGCGGAAGCGGCGCGGACCCTGGGCGTTCCACCCGGTACCGTGAAGTCCCGCGCCTTCTACGCGCTGCGCGCGCTGCGCCGGGTCCTACCGGGTTATGCGGCCGACCTGCGCTGAAACCGGCCGCAGAGCAAAGCTCTCGCAAAGCGCCTTGCTGTGGCCCCCGTTCGGGCAATGGGCTGTCCTCATCCGCGTTCCCGGCGGAGGACGATGGCCCGGGAGTTCGGGCGACGCGCACGTACCGGAGGAAGGGCAGGAAAGGATGCTGCACAGAGGGCACGAGAGCAGGGACGGCACCGGTGGTGGTGAACTGGCCGTCCCCATGGCCTGGTTGTACGCCGAGTACATCGCCGACGAGCTGCTGCGCACCGGCGATCTGATGCCGCCGACATCCTTCGAGTTCCGGGCCGGCCGGGACGCGCTGGCGCTCACCGTCTTCCTGTCCGACACCGACGGGGAGCTGTCCGGTGTCCGGGTGATCTCCCAGCTGGAGCACTGGCTGTCGCTGACCGCCTACGACCAGCCGTGGCGGGACTGGGTGCACGAGCGCATGGCCGAGCTGACCGAGCGGGCGGACCGCTCCGGCACCGCCTCGCCCGATCTGGCCCTCGCGGCGGACGCCTGGCGATGGCTGGAGGAGACCGAGCTGCTCGCGCCGGACCTGGACGCGGTGCCGGGCGGCGGTGCGCCCGCCGGCGAGGACGACGGCCCGAAGGTGTGGACACCGGCCTGGCAGCTCGGGCTGCCCCTCGGGCACCTCGCGATCCATCTGTTCTGAGCACCGTTTCCGGCCCGTTCCGAAGTTTTCCGCAATCGGACCAATCCGCGGGCCGCGCGGCTCCGAATCTCTTGTCCGTGATTCTGCGGGTGGCTTGAGTGATTCGGCTGTCGGCTGCGTACGGATGGGTGCACGGAGTAACCCCACCCGCACCCATCGGCACGAGGATTCGGCATGAGGTCCCTGGAAAGGCATCGCGACGTCGGCGCGTACGCGCTCGGCGTGCTGGACGAGGCGGAGGCCTTCCGCTTCGAGGACCACCTCATGGAGTGCTCTCAGTGCGCGGCCCAGGTGACCGAATTCGGGCCGGCCACACGGCAGTTGTTGCTGTACCGCCGGGCCACGCCGCGCTTTGTGCACCCCATGACACAGCCCGGTCCCCGGCTGCTGGACCGGCTGCTCGGCGAGGTCGCGCACCGGCAGCGGGCGCGCCGTCGGCGCTTTCTGTACGGCCTGGCCGCCTCCGTGGTGCTGGCCGTGGCCGGTCCGGGGATCATGGCCTTCGCCGGCCATGAGAAGCCGAGCGCGCACATCACCGCGGCGACCGATGCGAAGACCGGGGTGTGGGCCGAGGTCACGGCCGACCAGGGCGACACCGGCAGCCGGCTGCTCCTGCGGGTGAAGGACGGCACGGGTCCGCATGTCTGCCGGCTCGTCGTCGTGGGCCGCGACGGCTCCGAGGAGGTCGCGGGCACCTGGATGGAGCCCGGCCACGACACCAGTACCTTCAGCGCGCTCGGTTCCTCCACGATGCGCCCCGACGACATCGCCCGCTACGACGTGCGCACCACGGACGGTCAGCACCTGGTGTCCGTCGAGGCGTCCTAGCCGGCAGGCCTCATTTCAGCAGCCGGGACAGTCTGCGGTCCGCCAGCGGCTTGCCGCCCGTCTGGCAGGTCGGGCAGTACTGCAGCGAGGAGTCGCTGAAGGAGACCTCGCGGATGGCATCGCCGCACACCGGGCAGGGCTCGCCGGTGCGGCCGTGGACGCGCAGGCCGCTCTTCTTCTCGGCCTTCAGCCGTCCCGCGGCCACGCCTCGGGAGCGCTCGACCGCCTCGGTGAGCGTGGTGCGCAGCGCCTCGTAGAGCCGGTGGGTCTCCTGCGGGGTCAGGGAGGCGGCGAGCTTGAACGGGGACATCTTCGCGGCGTGCAGGATCTCGTCGCTGTAGGCGTTGCCGACGCCCGCGATCAGGGACTGGTCCCGCAGGGCGCCCTTCAGCTGACGTCTCTCGTCCTTGAGGAGGGCGGCGAAGCGGCCCTCGTCGAAATCGGCGGCGAGCGGGTCCGGGCCGAGGCGGGCGATGCCCTCGACCTGCCGCGGATCACGGACGACGTACACCGCGAGACGTTTCTGGGTGCCGGCCTCGGTGAGGTCGAAGCCCTCGCCGGTCTCCAGCGCCACACGCAGCGCGAGCGGGCCCTTGCCCGGCTTGGGCGGGCCGTCGGGCAGCCGGTCCTTCCACTGCAGCCAGCCCGCGCGGGCCAGGTGGGTCACCAGATGCAGCCCGCTGTCCGCCGTCAGGTCCAGGAACTTGCCGTACCGGCGCACGGCGGTCACCTCGGCGCCCTCGAAGGCGGTGACCGGAGGGTCGTACGTCTTCAGGACGCTCACGGCGGCCGGCAGCACCCGCGCCACCCGGCGGCCGACCAGGTGCTCGGTGAGGAAGTCCTTCAGCGCTTCTACCTCGGGCAGTTCCGGCATACGTCAAGAGTGCCATCCGGCTCTGACAACGCTCCCCCGACGAGCCGCCTCAGCCGCCTCAGCCGTCCTGGCGGAACTCGCACCACACCGCCTTGCCACCGCCCCGCGCCTCCACGCCCCACGCGTCGGCCAGCTGTTCCACGAGCAGCAGGCCCCGGCCGGAGACGCCCTCCTCCCCCGCCTCGCGGCGGCGCGGCAGGGCGCTGGAGGAGTCCTCGACCTCGATCCGCAGCCTGTGGTCTCCGTCGGTGAGGGCCCGCAGGGTCACGATCGCGGAGCCCTCGGTGTGCATCAGCGCGTTGGTGATCAGTTCGTCGGCGACCAGCTCGATCTCGTCGGCGTGGGTGCGGTAGCCCCAGGAGCGGACGGCGGCCCGGATCAGGTGCCGGGCCTGGGAGAGGGCCTCCGGGTCGCCGGGTGCCACATGCTGCTGCAGCCGGCCGCCGGGACGCGGGGCCACCGGGACGCGCCGGCGCAGCAGGAGCAGCGCCACGTCGTCGTTGCCGCCCCACTCCTCGGCCAGCTGGATCAGCCGGTCGGCGAGTTCGCGCACGTCCTCGGGGCCGCTCGCGACGAGCGTCGTGAGCCGGCGCATGCCGTCGTCGAGGTCGGCGCCGGGCTGTTCGACGAGCCCGTCGGTGCACAGCAGCAGGGTGTGGCCGGGGTCGAGTTCGAGGGTGGAGACGGGGTACTCGAGGCGGCCGAACTCCGCGGAGAGCCCGAGCGGCAGCCCGCCGTCGACCGGGGCCCGGGAACAGGTGCCGTCGCTGTGCCGGATCAGCGGGTCGATGTGCCCGGCACGGACGGCCTGCACCACCCCGGTGGACAGGTCGGCCTCGGCGTACAGGCAGGTGGCGAAGCGGTCGGTGTCGAGTTCGTGCAGGAAGACGGAGGCGCGGGCCATCACGGCGGCCGGGGTGTGGCCCTCGGCCGCGTAGGCGCGCAGCACGATCCGCAGCTGGCCCATGACGGCCGCCGCGTGGGTGTCGTGGCCCTGGACGTCGCCGATGACCGCGCCGACCCGGCCGCCGGGCAGCGGGATCAGGTCGTACCAGTCGCCGCCGATGTCCCGGCCCAGGGCGGCCGACCGGTAGCGGACGGCGATGTCGGCGCCGCGGACGCTGGGGATGGTGCGGGGCAGCATGGCCTGCTGCAGGCTCTGCGCGAGGTCCTTCTCCTGCTCGTAGAGCATGGCCCGCTGCAGGCTCTGTGCGACGCTGCTGCCGAGCGCGACCAGGACGGCGCGCTCCTCGCTGGAGAAGCCGCGCCGGTCGCTGTAGAGCAGGCCCATCCCGCCGATCGCGCGGGCCTGGGCGATCAGCGGCAGATAGGCGGCGGAGGTGATGTGCAGCTCGGTGATGTGCGGCCAGAGGATCGGATAGCCCTCGGCGAATTCCTCCGGGGACTCGATGAACCGCGGGACGAGCGTGCGGACGACCTCGCTGATCGGGTACGGCTCGTCGATCCGGGTGATCTGGGTGCCGGGGACGGAGGCACCGGCGGGGCCCTCGGCGACGAGCCGGATCCGGCCGGCCTCCACCAGCCCCATCACCAGGCTGGCCGCGCCGAGATGGCGGATGCCGTGGGTGTCCTTGAGGGCGTCGATGACGTCCTGGACGGTGCGGGCGTGGGCGAGGGAGGCCGAGACGGCCTGGACGACGTTGGTCTGCCGGCGGAACGCCTCGTCCTGGGCCGTGCGCAGGCTGCGTGCCTCACTGTCGGCGAGTTCCTCGGTGGCGTCACGGACGATGCCGACGACCCGGCGCGGGCGGCCGGTGCCGTCCCGGCGGATACAGCCCTGGGTGTGGGTCCAGCGCGGGGTGCCGTCGCGGCAGCGTATGCGGAAGTAGGCCCCGTAGTTCTCGCTGCCGTCCTTGATGGCCCGGGCCACCACCGCGTCCAGCCGGGCGGCCTCGGACCGCGGCACCCGGGCGCCCAGCGACTCCGGGCGTCCGTCGAAGTCCTCGGGCGCCAGGTCGAACACCTCGTACGCCAGGGCGTCCATGTGGATCAGGCCCGTGTCCAGGTCCCAGTCGAAGGTGCCCATGCGGTTGAGCGCCAGGAACGGGTCCGGGTGGGCGGGCCAGTCCTCCGGGAGAGACAGGGCACTCGCTCCCCGCTCTGTCATGCGCCCACCTTGCCAGGATTTACTCGATTCTTCGAGCTGATCGTCAGGGCGTTCCAGGCGGGCGCGGCCGGTACGGGAAGGCTCGGCCGTCGGGGAGGCCCGCGACGGGGCCGCCGTCCGTGGCGCCGGGTACGGCGCCGGAGCCGAGGCCCGGTGGCCCGTCCGGGACCGGA
Above is a genomic segment from Streptomyces fodineus containing:
- a CDS encoding zf-HC2 domain-containing protein, which codes for MRSLERHRDVGAYALGVLDEAEAFRFEDHLMECSQCAAQVTEFGPATRQLLLYRRATPRFVHPMTQPGPRLLDRLLGEVAHRQRARRRRFLYGLAASVVLAVAGPGIMAFAGHEKPSAHITAATDAKTGVWAEVTADQGDTGSRLLLRVKDGTGPHVCRLVVVGRDGSEEVAGTWMEPGHDTSTFSALGSSTMRPDDIARYDVRTTDGQHLVSVEAS
- a CDS encoding CapA family protein is translated as MIGRRQRMALALTALLAAGAACQNHERQESGHPAPSGAAAHGFTLVASGDILPHTSVMNRAAYDSGDSGYDFGPMLAGVEPVVSRADLALCHMETVYGADGDYAGYPAFKSPPQIARALAATGYDGCSTASNHSLDDGIDGVRRTLDAMDEAGLKHAGTARTQAEARSTTILEAGAAKVAHLAYTFGTNGTRPPSGAPWAVSLIDPDRMIADARAARRAGADVVVVSVQWGTEWQDDPDRLQLTLARRLTASTTDGRPDIDLILGTHAHVPQAYEKVNGTWVVYGLGDQIAGQMYNGQRVQDSRGNESTIGRFTFAPPARQGARWRVTRAEFIPQLYDFDAGRVVNLNRAIGDGAGLEGVRDRIRDVVLSRGAAKDGLVMGK
- a CDS encoding SpoIIE family protein phosphatase — its product is MTERGASALSLPEDWPAHPDPFLALNRMGTFDWDLDTGLIHMDALAYEVFDLAPEDFDGRPESLGARVPRSEAARLDAVVARAIKDGSENYGAYFRIRCRDGTPRWTHTQGCIRRDGTGRPRRVVGIVRDATEELADSEARSLRTAQDEAFRRQTNVVQAVSASLAHARTVQDVIDALKDTHGIRHLGAASLVMGLVEAGRIRLVAEGPAGASVPGTQITRIDEPYPISEVVRTLVPRFIESPEEFAEGYPILWPHITELHITSAAYLPLIAQARAIGGMGLLYSDRRGFSSEERAVLVALGSSVAQSLQRAMLYEQEKDLAQSLQQAMLPRTIPSVRGADIAVRYRSAALGRDIGGDWYDLIPLPGGRVGAVIGDVQGHDTHAAAVMGQLRIVLRAYAAEGHTPAAVMARASVFLHELDTDRFATCLYAEADLSTGVVQAVRAGHIDPLIRHSDGTCSRAPVDGGLPLGLSAEFGRLEYPVSTLELDPGHTLLLCTDGLVEQPGADLDDGMRRLTTLVASGPEDVRELADRLIQLAEEWGGNDDVALLLLRRRVPVAPRPGGRLQQHVAPGDPEALSQARHLIRAAVRSWGYRTHADEIELVADELITNALMHTEGSAIVTLRALTDGDHRLRIEVEDSSSALPRRREAGEEGVSGRGLLLVEQLADAWGVEARGGGKAVWCEFRQDG
- a CDS encoding sigma-70 family RNA polymerase sigma factor; this translates as MTAGTSLSHGTAAPTHGTTTAEHELAALQREHGRPLFALLLRLCDGDRQRAEDLAQETLVRAWQHPEALHADDFDSVRPWLLTVARRLAIDARRARQARPPETGDEIPENARVTADHAERAAAMLDVREAVKTLTPEHRDVLVLVYFLGASVAEAARTLGVPPGTVKSRAFYALRALRRVLPGYAADLR
- a CDS encoding amino acid permease, whose product is MARLRAGEGILRRKPIEHIEETEVSEGTRLDRSLGLWQLTAIGVGGIIGAGIFTLAGTVANGTAGPAVLVSFLIAGVASACAALSYAEFAGLIPKAGSAYTYGYAVLGEFAGWFIGWDLLLEYTAIVAVVAIGISGYFGFLVQEMGAKLPAWMLGAPGTGAGHRVDLFAAVLCLLIAWLLNLGIRSAARFETIVVALKVLVVLLVIGVGVFHIDSANYHPFFPFGVSGAFTGAATVFFAVFGYDAMSTAAEESKDAQRHMPKAIIHSLAISMVLYVAACLVLTGMQNYQRIDPKSGFSTAFKSVGLDRLADVIAVGAIIGILTVMFTFMLGVTRVWFSMSRDGLLPGWFAKTHPTRHVPTRVTWIVGVASAAIAGFVPIGSAAELTNIGILLAFVVVCTAVIVLRYRRPDLPRTFRTPWMPVVPALGVVFSIWLITFLTWETWVRFAVWFVIGCGIYFGYSYKRSVLAEVEPAD
- a CDS encoding Fpg/Nei family DNA glycosylase gives rise to the protein MPELPEVEALKDFLTEHLVGRRVARVLPAAVSVLKTYDPPVTAFEGAEVTAVRRYGKFLDLTADSGLHLVTHLARAGWLQWKDRLPDGPPKPGKGPLALRVALETGEGFDLTEAGTQKRLAVYVVRDPRQVEGIARLGPDPLAADFDEGRFAALLKDERRQLKGALRDQSLIAGVGNAYSDEILHAAKMSPFKLAASLTPQETHRLYEALRTTLTEAVERSRGVAAGRLKAEKKSGLRVHGRTGEPCPVCGDAIREVSFSDSSLQYCPTCQTGGKPLADRRLSRLLK